The Saccharomonospora cyanea NA-134 genome includes a region encoding these proteins:
- a CDS encoding methyltransferase, with protein MRLTELADIVVPFAIRVACELRIADELADGPRTVDEIARSVGADPRALLRLLRALTARGIFTEVEPGLFGHTALSEPLRDDHPLSMREAYPLIPADIQAWSRFDVSVRTGGSAFEHVHGQGYWEHMAERPEEAHRFDGTQRAATRLELRTILPAYDGWATIGSLVDAGGGNGAFLAGILRRFRDTHGTLLDLPHVVAGADEVLRAAGVRDRCTVVGGSFFDEIPQGADAYLLKRVLYHWDDDHARTLLSNLRSAMRPDSRLLLLEPVAEPGDELNAGKLYDLILLTMAGGGLRSLEEIEALLDKSGLRLARVVRTMMFPMMEIVPR; from the coding sequence ATGCGACTGACCGAACTCGCCGACATCGTCGTTCCCTTCGCCATCCGGGTGGCCTGTGAACTGCGGATCGCGGACGAGTTGGCCGACGGGCCCCGCACCGTCGACGAGATCGCGCGGTCCGTGGGCGCCGACCCGCGCGCGTTGCTTCGCCTGCTGCGCGCACTGACCGCGCGAGGCATCTTCACCGAGGTGGAGCCGGGGCTGTTCGGCCACACGGCGCTGTCCGAGCCGCTGCGCGACGACCATCCACTGTCGATGCGCGAGGCTTACCCGCTCATCCCCGCCGACATCCAGGCGTGGTCGAGGTTCGACGTCAGCGTGCGCACCGGGGGTTCGGCGTTCGAGCACGTGCACGGCCAGGGCTACTGGGAGCACATGGCCGAGCGGCCGGAGGAGGCCCACCGTTTCGACGGCACCCAGCGCGCGGCGACCAGGCTGGAACTGCGCACGATCCTGCCTGCCTACGACGGGTGGGCCACCATCGGCTCGCTCGTCGACGCGGGTGGCGGCAACGGCGCCTTCCTGGCGGGCATCCTGCGGCGGTTCCGCGACACGCACGGCACCCTGCTGGACCTCCCCCACGTGGTGGCGGGCGCGGACGAGGTCCTGCGGGCGGCGGGTGTACGAGACCGCTGCACCGTCGTGGGAGGAAGCTTCTTCGACGAGATTCCCCAGGGCGCGGACGCGTACCTGCTCAAGCGGGTGCTCTACCACTGGGACGACGACCACGCCCGCACGCTGCTGAGCAACCTGCGTTCCGCGATGCGACCGGACAGCAGGCTGCTGCTGCTGGAACCCGTCGCGGAGCCCGGTGACGAGCTGAACGCGGGCAAGCTCTACGACCTGATCCTGCTGACGATGGCCGGCGGAGGGTTGCGTTCGCTGGAGGAGATCGAGGCGCTCCTCGACAAGTCCGGGCTACGGCTCGCCAGAGTGGTGCGCACGATGATGTTCCCGATGATGGAGATCGTCCCGCGCTGA
- a CDS encoding cytochrome P450, which translates to MSGGAGRSPLPPKFDALDPDVLRDPYPRYRELRDAGPLCRGAPGTWMVTRYAEVQALLTHPALTNSLPRGAGRDLPLFGTGPAGELSGRMMSALDGADHDSVRRVVHNRISPAAVARLRGFAAEAAARLLEPHADGTPFDLVRDFAYPLQAEVVARLIGLSDEDRPLVWPPALRLGRTFIPYRIPTADQVEKADEITTGLRSLLGARLAERTTAPRDDLLTDFAGAVAAGRISRELAVDNLAFLCFAGFETTMNVLGSVNELLPGRSGEWRVIAEDRDLIPSAVDELLRFDAPAQYTIRLTSAPLSVGDRVLRPGRMVLLMMGSANRDERRFVDPDRLDVRRKDLRHVAFGGGPHHCIGRALGRAVCEEAIGALVTRFRELDLAAEPVRALHPNFRAHESVPVLGRPR; encoded by the coding sequence ATGAGCGGCGGCGCGGGAAGGAGCCCGCTTCCCCCGAAGTTCGACGCGCTCGACCCCGACGTACTGCGTGATCCCTACCCGCGCTACCGCGAGCTGCGTGACGCGGGACCGCTGTGCCGTGGCGCTCCCGGCACGTGGATGGTCACCCGCTATGCCGAGGTCCAGGCACTGCTGACCCACCCCGCGCTGACCAACAGCCTGCCCCGGGGAGCCGGGCGTGACCTGCCGCTGTTCGGCACCGGACCGGCGGGCGAGTTGTCCGGTCGGATGATGAGCGCACTCGACGGGGCCGACCACGACTCCGTGCGGCGGGTGGTGCACAACCGGATCTCCCCGGCGGCGGTGGCCCGGTTGCGCGGCTTCGCCGCCGAGGCGGCGGCCCGGCTTCTGGAGCCGCACGCCGACGGCACGCCGTTCGACCTCGTGCGGGACTTCGCCTACCCGTTGCAGGCCGAGGTCGTCGCGCGTCTGATCGGTCTTTCCGACGAGGACCGGCCACTGGTGTGGCCGCCCGCGCTACGCCTCGGGCGCACGTTCATTCCCTACCGCATCCCGACCGCCGACCAGGTCGAGAAGGCCGACGAGATCACCACCGGACTGCGCTCGTTACTGGGAGCGAGACTGGCCGAGCGCACCACCGCGCCGCGGGACGACCTGCTGACCGACTTCGCCGGTGCCGTGGCCGCGGGGCGGATCTCCCGGGAACTGGCCGTGGACAACCTGGCTTTCCTCTGCTTCGCCGGTTTCGAGACGACCATGAACGTGCTCGGTTCGGTGAACGAGCTGCTGCCCGGCCGATCCGGGGAATGGCGGGTGATCGCCGAGGACCGCGACCTGATCCCCTCGGCGGTCGACGAGCTGCTGCGTTTCGACGCGCCCGCGCAGTACACGATCAGGCTGACGTCGGCTCCGCTGTCCGTGGGCGACCGAGTACTGCGACCGGGGCGCATGGTGCTGCTGATGATGGGGTCGGCGAACCGGGACGAGCGGAGGTTCGTCGACCCGGACCGGCTCGACGTGCGGCGCAAGGACCTCCGGCACGTCGCCTTCGGCGGCGGACCCCATCACTGCATCGGCAGAGCGCTGGGTCGCGCGGTGTGCGAGGAGGCGATCGGTGCGCTGGTGACCCGCTTCCGGGAACTGGACCTCGCGGCGGAGCCGGTGCGGGCACTGCACCCGAACTTCCGCGCCCACGAGTCGGTGCCCGTGCTGGGCAGGCCTCGCTGA
- a CDS encoding condensation domain-containing protein: MSRSSSSEITARTSPEPDEPVRAPASLGQRMLWALARHSPDPSVLNLPVLARLRGPLPTAVWQSALDRLVTEYETLRTTYEGGGHRLRQVVHPPAPVALTFVALDECDDPETALSEAMAAELARPIDPAVWPLRATLWRVGAEDHVLCLNLHHLATDTTSNALLFRRLVELAGAAPGTAPPSAAEPSLTYREFTRWQQKRLASPQIAEQLDYWTRRLGGVRFTRLPGPGPGADADPGGTVSGELGAELAEALRDVARTHSTTLFTVLLAIHYTVLHATTGQRDLTIASVFANRGAAETAGTVGFLANLLVLRSRIPRAGTFVDLLREVHDTVSGAVRHQEVPYHLVPRPASEAIDARADEVVFQMINDRVYSVPAGPVEVEALVPDGVGGRFGLEIGVIPVGAAMRVVLLAAPGRFPAGLPASLLRRYLATAALVARSPAMPLQALAG; this comes from the coding sequence ATGAGCCGGTCCAGCAGCAGCGAGATCACCGCACGGACGAGCCCCGAGCCGGACGAACCGGTGCGGGCTCCCGCGTCGCTCGGCCAGCGCATGCTGTGGGCACTCGCCCGGCACAGCCCCGATCCCTCGGTGCTCAACCTGCCCGTGCTCGCCCGGCTGCGGGGCCCGTTGCCCACGGCCGTCTGGCAGTCCGCGCTCGACCGGCTCGTCACCGAGTACGAGACGCTGCGAACCACCTACGAGGGCGGCGGTCACCGGCTACGGCAGGTCGTGCACCCTCCGGCCCCCGTGGCGTTGACCTTCGTCGCGCTCGACGAGTGCGACGACCCGGAAACCGCCCTGTCCGAGGCCATGGCCGCCGAACTCGCCCGCCCGATCGACCCCGCCGTGTGGCCGCTGCGCGCGACGCTGTGGCGGGTCGGCGCCGAGGACCACGTACTGTGCCTGAACCTGCACCATCTCGCCACCGACACGACGTCCAACGCCCTGCTGTTCCGCCGCCTGGTCGAGTTGGCAGGCGCTGCTCCCGGCACGGCCCCGCCCTCCGCTGCGGAACCGTCGCTGACCTATCGCGAGTTCACCCGGTGGCAGCAAAAGCGACTGGCCTCCCCGCAGATCGCCGAGCAACTCGACTACTGGACACGGCGGCTGGGCGGAGTCCGCTTCACTCGCCTTCCCGGCCCCGGCCCCGGCGCCGACGCCGATCCCGGAGGGACGGTCAGCGGCGAGCTCGGCGCCGAGCTGGCCGAGGCCCTGCGTGATGTCGCACGCACCCACAGCACGACACTCTTCACGGTGCTGCTGGCGATCCACTACACCGTTCTGCACGCCACGACAGGGCAGCGGGACCTCACGATCGCGTCGGTCTTCGCCAACCGCGGTGCGGCGGAAACGGCGGGCACGGTCGGTTTCCTGGCCAACCTGCTCGTGCTCCGTTCCCGGATTCCCCGTGCCGGCACCTTCGTGGACCTGCTCCGCGAGGTCCACGACACCGTGTCCGGCGCGGTACGCCACCAGGAGGTGCCCTACCACCTGGTACCGCGTCCGGCTTCGGAGGCGATCGACGCCCGCGCCGACGAGGTGGTCTTCCAGATGATCAACGACCGGGTGTACTCCGTCCCGGCGGGACCGGTGGAAGTGGAAGCGCTCGTCCCCGACGGTGTCGGCGGGAGGTTCGGGCTCGAGATCGGGGTGATTCCGGTGGGTGCCGCGATGCGGGTGGTGCTGCTCGCCGCGCCCGGACGTTTCCCCGCCGGACTACCCGCCTCGCTGCTCCGTCGCTACCTCGCCACCGCCGCGCTCGTCGCCCGCTCCCCCGCCATGCCACTGCAGGCACTGGCGGGCTGA
- a CDS encoding cytochrome P450, with protein sequence MTRRDADPAGTTAEHLFHPAVAGDPYPYYARLREAGGAVYSPELDAWLVSTHQDVSAAFRNHDVLSSAPPGGSPDGARFLLNSDPPEHTALRRTVNRFFDAKTVRDLESRVREVTDELVDRLLAASHAGRADLVRDIAGPLPITIIAEMLGVPAERHGDFKRWSDATIGGLDMPPRDIAVATWEMNRFFADTVAARTRTPGEDLISRLTLCEDLTDTERQAFCTLLLIAGNETTTNLITNLCLALLEHPEQAERVRADRTLIGPAVEEALRFDAPVQAVWRLTLAECDIGATRVPEGARVLLLQGSANRDPDRFPDPDRFLPGRSTREHLGFGTGIHFCLGTQLARLEARVVLETLLDRVAELTIAGRVERILPHAPTPRAGGRRPRVRRHPVVRGLHRLPVHAVGS encoded by the coding sequence ATGACCCGACGTGACGCGGACCCGGCCGGGACCACCGCCGAGCACCTGTTCCACCCGGCGGTCGCCGGCGACCCCTACCCCTACTACGCCCGCCTGCGGGAAGCCGGTGGCGCCGTCTACTCGCCGGAGCTGGACGCGTGGCTGGTCAGCACCCACCAGGACGTGTCGGCCGCTTTCCGCAACCACGACGTGCTCTCGTCGGCGCCGCCCGGCGGCTCGCCCGACGGCGCGCGCTTCCTGCTCAACTCCGACCCTCCCGAGCACACGGCCCTGCGTCGCACGGTGAACCGGTTCTTCGACGCGAAGACGGTGCGGGACCTCGAAAGCCGCGTCCGCGAGGTCACCGATGAACTCGTCGACCGCCTGCTCGCGGCCTCCCACGCAGGCCGGGCCGACCTGGTCCGGGACATCGCGGGCCCGCTTCCCATCACGATCATCGCCGAGATGCTCGGTGTCCCCGCCGAACGCCACGGCGACTTCAAACGGTGGTCGGACGCCACCATCGGTGGGCTCGACATGCCGCCGCGCGACATCGCGGTCGCCACCTGGGAGATGAACCGGTTCTTCGCCGACACGGTCGCGGCGCGTACGCGGACCCCCGGCGAGGATCTGATCAGCAGGCTGACACTGTGCGAGGACCTCACCGACACCGAACGGCAGGCGTTCTGCACACTGCTGCTCATCGCGGGCAACGAGACGACCACCAACCTCATCACCAACCTGTGCCTGGCCCTGCTGGAACATCCCGAGCAGGCCGAGCGGGTCCGTGCCGACCGAACGCTCATCGGCCCCGCCGTGGAGGAGGCACTCCGGTTCGACGCCCCCGTCCAGGCCGTCTGGCGCCTGACACTGGCCGAATGCGACATCGGAGCCACACGTGTTCCCGAAGGTGCCAGGGTGCTCCTGCTCCAGGGCTCCGCCAACCGGGATCCCGACCGGTTCCCCGATCCCGACAGGTTCCTGCCGGGCAGGTCGACCCGGGAGCATCTCGGCTTCGGCACCGGGATCCACTTCTGTCTGGGTACGCAACTCGCCAGGCTCGAAGCCAGGGTGGTGCTGGAGACCCTGCTCGACCGCGTCGCCGAGCTGACGATCGCGGGGCGTGTCGAACGCATCCTGCCCCACGCGCCCACTCCCCGCGCGGGAGGCCGCAGACCGAGGGTCAGGCGGCATCCCGTGGTGCGGGGGCTGCACCGGCTGCCCGTCCACGCCGTCGGGTCCTGA
- a CDS encoding class I SAM-dependent methyltransferase: MNGGNTASLGGAARAQALSARLFAASLGAGELMTVYLGMKLGLYAALRDAPARADELAERTGVAPRYAREWLEQQAAAGFLDVDDAEAGVTERRYTLPSGHAEALLDDTSPFAVAPLTLMPVGGMGPVLPRLLDAYRSGEGVPYADYSADFRGGQSGLNTHVFRTQLPGWIRRALPDLHAVLGREGARLADVACGTGTSSFALADSYPALRVCGFDVDEPSISVARAEAVRRGVGERVRFHAVDVADVAAVPDGDGYDVVTVFDALHDMPDPVAVLRGCLRLLAPGGTLLLMEPRVRETFQAPADEIERFFYTVSVLHCLPVGLSTTPSVGTGTMIRPALVREYATEAGFASVRVVDVAHRFHRLYRLSAN; encoded by the coding sequence ATGAACGGTGGAAACACGGCCTCGCTCGGTGGCGCGGCCCGGGCACAGGCGCTGTCGGCGAGACTGTTCGCGGCCAGTCTCGGTGCGGGCGAACTGATGACCGTCTACCTCGGGATGAAGCTGGGCCTCTACGCCGCACTGCGCGACGCACCCGCGCGGGCCGACGAACTCGCGGAGCGGACCGGGGTCGCGCCCCGCTACGCACGAGAGTGGCTCGAACAGCAGGCCGCCGCGGGCTTTCTCGACGTCGACGACGCCGAGGCCGGCGTGACGGAGCGACGCTACACACTGCCGAGCGGGCACGCCGAAGCCCTGCTCGACGACACGAGTCCGTTCGCGGTCGCCCCGCTGACCCTGATGCCGGTGGGGGGCATGGGCCCGGTGCTGCCCCGCCTGCTCGATGCCTACCGCAGTGGTGAGGGAGTGCCGTACGCCGACTACAGCGCGGACTTCCGCGGCGGGCAGAGCGGGCTGAACACCCACGTCTTCCGTACCCAGCTGCCGGGGTGGATCCGACGGGCTCTGCCCGACCTGCATGCCGTTCTGGGGCGTGAGGGCGCGAGACTGGCCGACGTCGCCTGCGGCACGGGGACCTCCAGCTTCGCCCTGGCCGACAGCTACCCGGCCCTGCGGGTGTGCGGGTTCGACGTGGACGAGCCGTCGATCTCCGTCGCGCGGGCCGAGGCGGTGCGGCGGGGTGTGGGCGAGCGGGTGCGGTTCCACGCGGTCGACGTCGCCGACGTCGCCGCCGTGCCGGACGGGGACGGCTACGACGTGGTCACGGTGTTCGACGCGCTCCACGACATGCCGGATCCGGTGGCGGTGCTTCGCGGTTGCCTCCGCCTGCTCGCGCCGGGCGGGACGCTGCTGCTGATGGAACCGAGGGTGCGGGAGACGTTCCAGGCCCCGGCGGACGAGATCGAGCGGTTCTTCTACACCGTCAGCGTGCTCCACTGCCTGCCTGTCGGGCTGTCCACCACACCGTCGGTGGGCACCGGCACGATGATCCGCCCGGCGCTGGTGCGCGAGTACGCGACCGAGGCCGGTTTCGCGAGCGTGCGGGTGGTCGACGTGGCGCACCGGTTCCACCGCCTGTATCGCCTCTCGGCGAACTGA
- a CDS encoding acyl-CoA dehydrogenase family protein: MVPTTAARARALSAEITACAEHVEHQRRLPGELLEALAAAGCLRMVAPREHGGDELPLPDVVAVVRELATADGSVGWVVGQAAMAQVVLSRFPRSTIDAVYAGGCDVVGAGAAAPKGKARRGEHTWRVSGQWPFASGIGHASWFYGQCVAFGPGVPEGSDGTPHTRMALLWPDEYTVEDTWHTTGLRGTGSHDVVVRRTDCPEERTAVLSGSTPTLDRPAYRVPAVEYSGMMVAASGVGIATGAIEEVVALAEAGKRPSFSPRSLAESPVFQDRLGGALLEVESARCLLERMAELLHSHAEAGTDPSPGERALVRGGFHHIASAVTRAVDTAHALAGGSAAYTGAPTERRLRDVHTLTQHATTARESVKLLGATRVGEIDPSLAW, encoded by the coding sequence ATGGTACCCACGACCGCCGCACGGGCCCGTGCGCTGTCGGCGGAGATCACGGCGTGCGCCGAGCACGTCGAACACCAGCGGCGGCTGCCGGGCGAACTGCTGGAGGCACTCGCCGCCGCGGGCTGCCTGCGCATGGTCGCACCCCGCGAGCACGGCGGTGACGAGCTGCCGCTGCCCGACGTGGTCGCCGTGGTGCGGGAACTCGCCACGGCGGACGGCTCGGTGGGCTGGGTGGTCGGGCAGGCGGCGATGGCTCAGGTCGTTCTGTCGAGGTTCCCCCGCAGCACCATCGACGCGGTGTACGCCGGAGGGTGCGACGTCGTCGGGGCCGGGGCGGCGGCTCCGAAGGGCAAGGCCCGGCGCGGCGAGCACACGTGGCGGGTGTCGGGCCAATGGCCCTTCGCCTCCGGGATCGGACACGCGTCCTGGTTCTACGGTCAATGTGTCGCGTTCGGACCCGGTGTGCCGGAGGGCTCCGACGGGACGCCGCACACCAGGATGGCGTTGCTGTGGCCCGACGAGTACACCGTGGAGGACACCTGGCACACCACGGGACTGCGTGGCACCGGAAGCCATGACGTCGTCGTGCGCCGAACGGACTGTCCCGAGGAGCGCACCGCCGTGCTCAGCGGGTCCACACCGACGCTGGACCGCCCGGCCTACCGGGTGCCCGCGGTGGAGTACAGCGGGATGATGGTCGCCGCGAGCGGCGTCGGAATCGCCACGGGCGCGATCGAGGAGGTCGTGGCGCTGGCCGAGGCCGGCAAACGGCCGTCGTTCAGTCCGCGCTCGCTCGCGGAGTCACCGGTGTTCCAGGACCGCCTCGGCGGCGCCCTGCTGGAGGTCGAGTCGGCACGATGCCTGCTGGAACGGATGGCGGAGCTGCTCCACTCCCACGCCGAGGCGGGCACCGATCCCAGCCCGGGTGAGCGGGCACTCGTGCGTGGCGGCTTCCACCACATCGCCTCCGCCGTCACCCGCGCCGTCGACACCGCGCACGCCCTCGCGGGCGGCTCCGCCGCCTACACCGGCGCACCGACCGAACGCCGGCTGCGCGACGTGCACACCCTGACCCAGCACGCCACCACGGCGCGCGAATCCGTGAAGCTCCTCGGCGCGACCCGTGTCGGCGAGATCGACCCGTCCCTGGCGTGGTGA
- a CDS encoding ferritin-like domain-containing protein produces MSRLQVQGVLESVLDWQYEPTHQSLRALYERAKSAQWSAEDDIDWSIEVPFGEPLPDTSWFSVAAFSASPLAHGGKPLWDAFQWELQSWMVSQFLHGEQGALVVAGRLAATLPDLESKYCAASQAVDEARHAEVFSRYLREHVPEPYPIASSLETLLTDILSDARWDITALGMQILVEALAMAAFRLADRTFHDALIRMIVRLVARDEARHVSFGVLSLEGIYSELTTAERADREEVVLEGAALMRRRFLLEDVWERLGIDTSAGVEFAATNELMVAYRQAIFARVVTSLGRIGLMTPKVHEGLSKLDLLGYSSARAAAAGLGTRS; encoded by the coding sequence ATGTCCCGGTTACAGGTTCAGGGCGTTCTCGAGTCGGTTCTCGACTGGCAGTACGAGCCGACGCACCAGTCGCTGCGCGCGTTGTACGAGCGGGCGAAGAGTGCACAGTGGAGCGCCGAGGACGACATCGACTGGTCGATCGAGGTTCCGTTCGGCGAACCGCTGCCCGACACGTCGTGGTTCTCCGTGGCGGCCTTCTCCGCCTCTCCACTCGCACACGGCGGCAAGCCCCTGTGGGACGCCTTCCAGTGGGAGCTGCAGTCGTGGATGGTCTCGCAGTTCCTGCACGGGGAGCAAGGAGCGCTGGTCGTCGCGGGCAGACTCGCGGCGACCCTGCCCGACCTGGAGAGCAAGTACTGTGCCGCGAGCCAGGCCGTCGACGAGGCCAGGCACGCCGAGGTGTTCTCCCGCTACCTGCGCGAGCACGTGCCCGAGCCCTACCCCATCGCGTCGTCTCTGGAGACGCTGCTCACCGACATCCTGTCGGACGCGCGGTGGGACATCACGGCCCTGGGCATGCAGATCCTCGTCGAGGCGCTGGCGATGGCCGCGTTCCGGCTCGCCGACCGCACGTTCCACGACGCCCTGATCCGTATGATCGTCAGGCTGGTGGCACGCGACGAGGCGCGGCACGTCTCGTTCGGCGTGCTGTCGCTGGAGGGAATCTACTCCGAACTGACCACGGCCGAGCGGGCGGACCGCGAGGAAGTGGTGCTCGAGGGTGCCGCGTTGATGCGTAGGCGGTTCCTGCTGGAGGACGTCTGGGAGCGGCTCGGTATCGACACGTCGGCCGGGGTGGAGTTCGCCGCCACGAACGAGCTGATGGTGGCCTATCGCCAGGCGATCTTCGCGCGCGTGGTGACGTCGCTGGGACGTATCGGGCTCATGACCCCGAAGGTGCACGAGGGATTGTCCAAACTGGATCTCCTTGGTTACTCGTCCGCGCGGGCCGCGGCGGCGGGACTGGGCACGCGGTCATGA
- a CDS encoding acyl carrier protein, with amino-acid sequence MTEAVAEERSEEEVRQTIRGIIAEVAPGGDVEIRSDMNLVEDLSFHSLALLELAFTLEDEFDLPPIDETVARAITTVAKVEQHVVDNLAGRGEIAGRE; translated from the coding sequence ATGACGGAAGCGGTCGCGGAGGAGCGTTCCGAGGAAGAAGTCCGCCAGACGATCCGCGGCATCATCGCGGAGGTCGCCCCCGGGGGCGACGTGGAGATCCGCAGTGACATGAACCTCGTGGAAGACCTGTCGTTCCACTCACTGGCACTGCTGGAACTGGCTTTCACCCTCGAGGACGAGTTCGACCTCCCCCCGATCGACGAGACGGTGGCGCGCGCCATCACCACCGTGGCGAAGGTCGAGCAGCACGTCGTCGACAATCTGGCTGGACGCGGTGAAATCGCCGGCCGGGAGTGA
- a CDS encoding LLM class flavin-dependent oxidoreductase has protein sequence MHLNLFTECAPVPSFEGLWRDPDDRTAEGYGSLEYWTSVARKLEDACFDALFFADVHGTYDVYEGSWAAAVRNGVQIPSIDPVPLIPALAAVTDRLGFAVTYSTTYHPPYLCARVLSTLDHLTGGRIAWNIVTSYLRSASGNGIGEFLEHDQRYDRADEYLAVVRALWERSWADDAVRIDREGGVFADPERVHQIDHHGRWFDVRGPHQCAPTPQRTPVLYQAGTSGRGLRFAAEHAEVVFVTLADPRRGAEVVTDLRRRVAEAGRDPSSVTVLQGMPVVVGATQEQAKARLELMNRFHSAEGRLAKWCGWTGIDLAGHPDELPLSELPVQGSRSALDAVRRTDPSREWTVGDVRRTVSTVHLPMRGGRFMLCGSASEVADQMETWREIAGVDGFNLVPFPPSTGIDDICDLLVPELRRRGLFRTAYDPAEATLRERYRGAGNARLPYPTRPAPSPDTATG, from the coding sequence GTGCACCTGAACCTGTTCACAGAATGCGCCCCCGTGCCGTCATTCGAGGGTTTGTGGCGGGATCCGGACGATCGCACGGCCGAAGGCTACGGCAGCCTCGAGTACTGGACGTCGGTCGCGCGCAAGCTGGAGGACGCGTGCTTCGACGCGCTGTTCTTCGCCGACGTGCACGGTACCTACGACGTCTACGAGGGTTCGTGGGCGGCCGCCGTCCGAAACGGCGTGCAGATCCCCTCCATCGATCCCGTGCCGCTGATTCCGGCGCTCGCCGCCGTCACCGACCGGCTCGGCTTCGCGGTCACGTACTCGACCACGTATCACCCCCCGTATCTGTGCGCCCGGGTACTTTCCACACTTGACCACCTCACGGGGGGCCGGATCGCCTGGAACATCGTCACGTCCTACCTGCGGTCGGCGTCCGGGAACGGCATCGGCGAGTTCCTGGAGCACGACCAGCGCTACGACCGGGCCGACGAGTACCTGGCCGTGGTCAGGGCGCTGTGGGAACGGAGCTGGGCCGACGACGCCGTGCGGATCGATCGCGAGGGCGGGGTTTTCGCCGACCCGGAGCGGGTGCACCAGATCGACCACCACGGGCGCTGGTTCGACGTGCGAGGTCCGCACCAGTGCGCGCCGACCCCCCAACGTACCCCGGTGCTGTACCAGGCGGGCACCTCGGGACGCGGCCTGCGGTTCGCCGCCGAGCACGCCGAGGTGGTGTTCGTGACGCTGGCCGATCCCCGCCGGGGCGCGGAAGTGGTGACCGACCTGCGACGCAGGGTCGCCGAAGCGGGCCGGGATCCCTCGTCGGTGACCGTGCTCCAGGGCATGCCGGTGGTCGTGGGTGCCACCCAGGAACAGGCGAAGGCACGGCTGGAGCTCATGAACCGCTTCCACAGCGCCGAGGGCAGGTTGGCGAAGTGGTGTGGCTGGACGGGCATCGACCTGGCCGGTCACCCCGACGAGCTGCCTCTGTCGGAACTTCCCGTGCAGGGTTCCCGCAGCGCACTCGACGCCGTCCGGCGCACCGATCCCAGCCGTGAGTGGACGGTCGGCGACGTCCGGCGCACGGTCTCCACGGTGCACCTGCCCATGCGTGGTGGGCGGTTCATGCTCTGCGGCTCGGCGAGCGAGGTCGCCGACCAGATGGAGACGTGGCGGGAGATCGCCGGTGTGGACGGGTTCAATCTCGTTCCCTTCCCCCCGTCGACCGGTATCGACGACATCTGCGACCTGCTCGTACCGGAGTTGCGGAGGCGTGGTCTCTTCCGGACCGCCTACGACCCTGCCGAAGCCACGCTGCGTGAGCGGTACCGGGGCGCGGGCAACGCCAGGTTGCCGTACCCGACCCGCCCGGCGCCGTCCCCGGACACCGCGACGGGCTAG